From one Mya arenaria isolate MELC-2E11 chromosome 4, ASM2691426v1 genomic stretch:
- the LOC128230355 gene encoding uncharacterized protein LOC128230355, translating into MSLISALRFLTYNYSGYRFNALLKTMKPPAQILQQFSVQLSTDTRLCSHCMEQHSKITKIKQMQTGLFKNVKPTVRYFSSVKASKYEDTFPLRFIYLQTSVELWEEFPEGLQYDVGYVDTGFNNEVAKKFPVILGLPSSVATHMQMEGPLLTFAKLGYRVIILNMPDSPLCRGRTKKDSTVFEQSVLERSIFIRDFLNEIKVDRVDLLVANSCSVYSAIHFTTYNKGLVSSLALLNPTGLDYTKDMRPVRMNKYLATFWGDRMILQELIVPFISLFKQLSSRKRDWSAFTVVTYAKVVSSLSFQDVSQDAKNFRLRKLPTLIVHGEDSTAFNKASSLEYLEELDLENAPTAQLEEGATVLEINKAVENKPRLRVFIPGKTKDLTDTNTVMLRRILLQFLKNIRPDL; encoded by the exons ATGTCACTGATCTCAGCGTTAAGATTTTTAACATACAACTATTCTGGATACAGATTTAATGCGCTGTTAAAAACTATGAAACCCCCAGCACAAATACTTCAACAATTCTCAGTCCAATTGTCAACTGACACAAGGTTGTGTTCACATTGTATGGAACAACATTCTAAAAtcacgaaaataaaacaaatgcagacaggcttatttaaaaatgtgaaacCAACTGTCAGGTATTTTTCTTCAGTAAAAGCTTCTAAATATGAGGACACTTTTCCGTTGCgttttatttatcttcaaaCAAGTGTTGAGTTGTGGGAAGAATTTCCAGAGGGTCTGCAGTATGATGTGGGATATGTTGACACTGGATTCAATAATGAAGTTGCAAAGAAATTTCCAGTTATTCTAGGATTGCCAAGTAGTGTTGCAACTCATATGCAGATGGAAGGACCTTTATTGACATTTGCAAAACTTGGTTATCgtgtaattattttaaacatgccAG ACAGTCCATTATGTCGTGGCAGAACTAAAAAGGACAGCACAGTGTTTGAACAATCTGTCCTCGAGAGGTCAATATTCATCAGGGACTTTTTGAATGAGATAAAAGTGGATAG AGTAGACTTGCTGGTTGCCAACTCCTGCAGTGTGTACAGTGCTATACATTTCACTACCTATAACAAGGGCCTTGTCTCCTCGCTGGCTCTGTTAAATCCTACAGGGCTTGATTACACAAA AGACATGCGTCCTGTGCGCATGAACAAGTATCTTGCTACATTCTGGGGTGACAGGATGATACTGCAGGAACTTATTGTGCCTTTCATCAGTTTGTTCAAGCAGTTATCCTCAAGAAAACGTGACTGGTCAGCATTTACGGTGGTCACTTATGCCAAAGTTGTCAGCTCCCTCTCCTTTCAAGAT gTTTCCCAAGATGCTAAGAACTTTCGTCTGCGGAAGCTCCCGACTTTGATAGTTCATGGAGAGGATAGCACAGCATTCAACAAGGCCTCGTCATTAGAATACTTGGAGGAACTGGACCTTGAGAACGCTCCGACTGCACAGCTGGAAGAGGGGGCCACAGTGCTGGAGATTAATAAAG cTGTGGAAAACAAGCCTAGGCTTCGTGTTTTCATCCCCGGTAAAACCAAGGACTTGACAGACACTAACACTGTCATGTTACGAAGAATATTACTTCAATTCTTGAAAAACATTCGCCCGGATTTGTGA